A stretch of Numenius arquata chromosome 11, bNumArq3.hap1.1, whole genome shotgun sequence DNA encodes these proteins:
- the TICRR gene encoding treslin produces MSCSHSVVFLLDTASPGRRARLQRGALRLLNHLGCRFGLPRLRWAFRFFDSLGCRGGASRGGGFRPPGPRAWARFEEELAERFGAREPAAVVLPGPAPRAALTHNGLKETILDFQWDRPEIASPAKPLRRSRRTGLAAGEPPDSQAPPEGFVNAIFLFSPCPHSRRELRQFVSGSDAPSSPREPPTVQQLAEKLLPKSVQELIADQKITLFWVDTAEWSQLIESPDHVGYWTMFELIRQMRGTILPSEILAQCLSHHRADLAHGFLGDSSSPVPQNVPWTMLLPLDATLHCLFSKPSVFQAVFPQQEGTMFLSMPGGKKQESCAVVLEPLAMSQRQLLCPVNIFLKGSLRGWSLMQAGCFLTEGWILQSSQADQAEHDRLLFHQLLRSLVTEELHMVAEVSLSKTWCPCTAVLSPLSESAAVLTVLSTEKSAEVQRCNLEGAVVENSSQDRALHLPDVVNSVLSKMSTSEEDSLASMEETPVAEWVQRELSHTGGWHPSVLEAWYPSSNACGASSDLMESFRLLQVPCVNGKDDAEQCEAELSESLSELYQRKFSETSAAAGSGNNKKRRGVPRTPVRQKMKTMSRSLQMLNVARLNVKAQKFQPDGAPPTVNEKVPQKLSAKRLDEKVEEKEKALKISIDLKTEEELQSHLIASYQKAVVEGVLSSVCAQNMIVAVKRFLKAQDAKEKEVACVDRVRNHLLKTSKMLRQQNGLQKETKVRECRLQVFLRLELCLQCPSLQTNTDEMEQLLEEMTDMLRILCLTEDPGYLTKFLEEILELYMNSIPKILGDIYYGLGTQIPPKLASVLPSDFFSDDSMTLDSKSPSLPPSLSSALTPSTLCLRTESDQLEELRTRSAKKRRNNVLARHRSMTEASQNLRQIEIPKIAKNPIRKENLRSHRVTEKSQQMPSLQKAAAQEVTKVRRNLFNEEILSPSKRSMKKMPRSQSVSAVEGLKYKCADEGTKDHRKLLTKRVAETPLHKQVSRRLLHKQIKGRSSDPGCDTGVVEESPEKAINEAGLRRSPRIKQLSLNRTCSDVFYSTIQPSSQNSQRVHQGQEESCTLQDVEGIKWHSETPTVQTPKRFFFGAVIDMCSPAVKHSPGRRRTRKDSLHLEELTACQTPRKTPNKFAQKPLNSASKLPRRSPRILHRTPQKLEKIPGKSPVAKQTVAKCLGKYFSHPVQRVKSSSALTESKGAHLLQVSSKDCSPEERLSPPCKEAGLQIPECEEFATLSGLLLPLTDSNPAAASPSAIQERCFTELQTPRRSLRYHSNLASPVGTWREALPKEIQVQSDLLSPATKSTPRKPEDPGSQLCTSPVSAELSPLAVRLEPLFSSPLCESSTNTVAICSPSHAQARDSDWELGASKQSFQKSPVITGTLQRSLLHASKQAKSEQNSGGENLTFARATPSKNKDNHHDSGANSSVESLQFCQSQVTESTPVLEKNEQMDVASQKSSSREDSENLEKHLSSKPSAGGQVHAENAETECEQLVKEGNSSANTCESFLSGSQTVSDDLEPRTLLRDEYTGLKAPSLKRHSGFAPNTSPPMPKSAPAYSLRCTADRRQREAAARMGNPQLLAKFSTPKSRCKLPSVSSPTYEVELEMQASGLPKLRIKKVGSCSSLEAQPEASGSKPKGGESPFGDLAMTWCSKHPGKQAAACVSPSCFRSFHSTPGKAGGQTYICQSYTPTSCASNATSPSPLEAGVPWTPSPKQKGKTTPDAINDWPRRKRAAGSTANASCGQSEKNADEQKRLSTGREGEMKILEHCSNRVTNALGEFELEGIYRLQDQASPSDFEHRAEEDSTMGTFGLKSRKRVITYLSPEKEENCDAKRFCTDRCNLDLTGFSTDEGNRSKSRTDSVRPEKPGACALVTPERHSCVGDDDVFLLSGSTPPVKSTLSASSLLALTRSPLLCQGQTPPSRRRRVQEEESDPFQITANQELSPFHVMASRKRSLCRTYSRKKLLS; encoded by the exons ATGTCGTGCTCACACAGCGTGGTGTTCCTGCTGGACACGGCcagcccggggcggcgggcgcggctgCAGCGCGGCGCCCTGCGGCTCCTCAACCACCTGGGCTGCCGCTTCGGCCTTCCCCGCCTCCGATGGGCCTTCAGGTTCTTCGACTCCCTCGGGTGCCGCGGCGGGGCCTCGCGGGGTGGCGGATTCCGCCCGCCGGGACCCCGCGCCTGGGCCCGCTtcgaggaggagctggctgagcGGTTCGGGGCGCGGGAGCCCGCCGCCGTCGTCCTGCCTGGGCCGGCTCCCCGCGCCGCCCTCACCCACAACGGCCTGAAGGAGACGATCCTCGACTTCCAGTGGGACCGCCCGGAGATCGCGTCGCCCGCCAAGCCGCTCCGCAGGAGCCGGAGGACGGGGCTGGCCGCCGGAGAGCCCCCGGACAGCCAAGCGCCCCCCGAGGGCTTTGTGAACGccatcttcctcttctccccttgcCCCCACTCGCGGAGGGAGCTGCGGCAGTTCGTGTCGGGGAGCGACGCCCCTTCCTCCCCTCGTGAACCGCCCACGGTTCAGCAGCTGGCGGAGAAACTCCTACCCAAGAGTGTCCAGGAGCTGATTGCGGACCAGAAGATCACGCTGTTCTGGGTGGACACTGCCGAGTGGTCCCAG CTGATTGAATCCCCAGATCATGTTGGATACTGGACAATGTTTGAACTGATCCGTCAGATGCGAGGCACCATTTTGCCATCTGAAATCTTAGCGCAGTGTTTGAGTCACCACAGGGCAGATCTTGCTCATGGCTTTCTTGGAGACTCAAGTTCCCCAGTGCCACAGAATGTGCCTTGGACCATGCTTCTGCCATTGGATGCAACTTTGCACTGCTTGTTCTCAAAGCCTTCTGTATTTCAAGCAGTATTCCCCCAGCAAGAAGGAACGATGTTTCTCAGTATGCCTg GaggaaagaagcaggaaagcTGTGCTGTGGTCCTGGAACCCCTGGCCATGAGCCAAAGACAACTGCTTTGTCCAGTCAACATCTTCCTGAAAGGCAGCCTGAGGGGCTGGAGCCTGATGCAGGCTGGCTGCTTCCTCACAGAGGGCTGGATACTGCAGAGCTCACAGGCTGACCAGGCAGAACATGACAGGTTGCTGTTTCATCAGCTGTTAAGGAGTCTAGTGACTGAAGAACTGCACATG gttGCCGAGGTATCTTTGTCCAAAACTTGGTGCCCCTGCACTGCTGTTTTATCACCACTTTCTGAGAGCGCTGCAGTTCTGACTGTACTCAGTACTGAGAAGTCCGCTGAAGTTCAGCGGTGCAACCTTGAAGGAGCTGTAGTGGAAAACTCTTCCCAAGACCGTGCTCTTCACCTCCCAGATGTTGTGAATAGCGTGTTGAGTAAAATGAGCACATCGGAGGAAGATTCTCTGGCCAGTATGG AAGAAACTCCTGTGGCAGAGTGGGTCCAACGGGAACTGTCCCATACAGGCGGCTGGCATCCTTCAGTGCTTGAAGCATGGTATCCTTCATCAAATGCATGTGGAGCAAGCTCAGATCTGATGGAGTCATTCAG GCTCCTACAGGTTCCTTGCGTGAATGGGAAGGATGATGCAGAGCAATGTGAAGCAGAACTCTCAGAAAGTCTGTCTGAGCTGTACCagagaaaattcagtgaaacatctgCTGCAGCTGGAtcaggaaataacaaaaaaagac GTGGGGTTCCCCGAACTCCAGTCAGGCAGAAAATGAAGACCATGTCCAGATCCCTGCAGATGCTCAATGTAGCAAGACTGAATGTAAAAGCTCAGAAGTTTCAACCTGATGGTGCACCACCAACAGTGAATGAAAAGGTTCCACAGAAGCTTTCAGCAAAAAGATTGGAtgaaaaggtggaagaaaaggaaaaggcgcTTAAAATATCAATAG ACCTCAAAACTGAGGAAGAACTGCAGTCCCATCTAATTGCAAGCTACCAGAAGGCTGTTGTCGAGGGAGTTCTTTCATCTGTGTGTGCCCAGAATATGATCGTGGCCGTTAAAAGATTCTTGAAAGCACAAGATGCCAAAGAGAAAGAG GTGGCCTGTGTGGATAGAGTTAGAAACCATCTCCTGAAGACCAGCAAGATGTTGAGACAACAGAATGGCTTGCAAAAGGAGACCAAAGTCAGAGA gtGCCGTCTTCAGGTATTTTTGCGCCTTGAGTTATGTCTTCAGTGCCCTTCACTGCAGACCAACACTGACGAAATGGAGCagctgttagaagag ATGACAGATATGCTGCGCATTTTATGTCTGACTGAAGACCCAGGGTATCTTACAAAGTTTCTAGAGGAAATACTAGAATT GTATATGAATTCTATACCAAagatccttggagatatttactATGGTCTTGGTACACAAATACCCCCGAAGCTGGCATCTGTTCTGCCTTCAGACTTCTTCagtgatgattctatgactctggaTAGCAAATCTCCGAGCCTTCCACCATCTTTATCATCTGCCTTAACTCCCAGCACTCTTTGCCTACGCACTGAGAGTGATCAGCTGGAGGAGCTGCGCACCAGATCTGCCAAAAAGAGAAG gaataaTGTATTAGCCAGACACAGGAGCATGACAGAAGCATCACAGAATTTGCGTCAAATTGAGATTCCCAAGATAGCCAAGAATCCCATCAGAAAG gagaACTTGCGTTCTCACCGTGTGACTGAGAAGTCCCAACAGATGCCTTCgttgcagaaagcagcagcgcAAG AGGTTACAAAGGTAAGGAGGAACCTCTTCAATGAAGAGATACTTTCACCGTCGAAAAGGTCTATGAAGAAGATGCCCAGAAGCCAATCAGTATCAGCTGTGGAAGGCTTAAAATACAAATGCGCTGATGAAGGCACTAAAG ATCATCGCAAGTTACTGACCAAGAGAGTTGCAGAAACACCACTGCATAAGCAGGTCTCCAGGAGGCTGCTACATAAGCAGATCAAAGGCCG CTCTTCTGATCCAGGTTGTGACACTGGTGTTGTAGAAGAATCTCCAGAGAAGGCCATAAATG AAGCAGGTTTGAGAAGAAGCCCACGCATCAAACAGCTGTCTTTGAATAGGACCTGCTCTGACGTTTTTTATTCCACTATACAACCCAGCTCACAGAATTCACAGCGAGTCCATCAGGGACAAGAGGAGAGCTGCACGCTGCAGGATGTAGAAG GTATTAAGTGGCATTCAGAGACCCCCACTGTCCAGACTCCCAAGAGGTTTTTCTTTGGTGCAGTCATTGACATGTGTAGTCCTGCAGTGAAGCATTCACCTGGGAGGCGGAGAACAAGAAAAGATTCCTTACACTTAGAGGAGCTGACTGCCTGTCAG ACTCCTAGGAAAACACCTAATAAATTTGCCCAGAAGCCACTGAATTCTGCCAGTAAGCTACCAAGGAGATCACCTCGCATTCTCCACAGGACACCACAGAAGCTAGAGAAGATTCCTGGCAAAAGTCCAGTTGCTAAACAGACTGTAGCAAAGTGTTTGGGAAAGTACTTTTCTCATCCTGTACAAAGGGTCAAGTCATCATCTGCATTAACTGAAAGCAAGGGGGCTCACTTACTGCAAGTAAGTTCTAAGGACTGTTCTCCAGAAGAAAGACTTTCCCCTCCGTGCAAAGAGGCTGGCTTACAAATACCAGAATGCGAAGAGTTTGCAACACTCAGTGGCTTGTTACTACCTCTGACAGATTCAAAtccagctgctgcttcccccTCTGCCATCCAGGAAAGGTGTTTTACAGAACTGCAAACTCCAAGACGTTCCTTGAGATACCATTCAAACTTAGCATCTCCAGTTGGTACTTGGAGGGAAGCCCTGCCAAAGGAAATTCAGGTGCAGTCAGATCTGTTATCTCCAGCAACCAAAAGTACTCCCAGGAAACCTGAAGATCCAGGTTCACAACTATGTACCAGCCCAGTGAGTGCAGAACTATCACCTCTTGCTGTGAGGCTAGAGCCTCTCTTCAGTTCTCCTCTCTGTGAAAGTTCCACAAACACTGTGGCAATCTGCTCTCCTTCCCACGCACAGGCCAGGGACTCTGACTGGGAACTTGGTGCATCTAAacaatcttttcaaaaatctccaGTTATTACTGGCACTTTGCAGAGGTCCCTGCTTCATGCATCCAAGCAGGCCAAATCTGAACAAAATTCTGGAGGAGAGAACCTCACATTTGCACGTGCAACACCTTCTAAAAATAAGGACAATCATCATGACAGTGGTGCTAACTCTTCTGTAGAAAGCCTCCAGTTCTGTCAGTCCCAAGTTACTGAAAGTACCCCTGTTCTGGAGAAAAATGAGCAGATGGATGTAGCGTCTCAAAAGTCTTCTTCAAGAGAGGACTCGGAAAACTTGGAAAAGCATTTGTCTTCAAAGCCTTCTGCTGGAGGACAGGTACACGCAGAGAATGCTGAGACAGAGTGTGAGCAATTGGTTAAGGAAGGAAACTCCAGTGCAAACACCTGCGAGTCCTTCCTAAGTGGTTCTCAAACAGTTAGTGATGACTTGGAACCAAGAACCCTGCTAAGAGATGAATATACAGGGCTGAAGGCTCCAAGTCTTAAGAGACACTCCGGATTTGCCCCGAACACTTCACCTCCTATGCCAAAGTCTGCTCCTGCCTATTCTTTACGCTGCACTGCAGACAGGAGGCAGCGGGAGGCTGCAGCACGGATGGGAAATCCTCAACTTCTAGCCAAGTTCTCTACTCCTAAAAGCCGTTGCAAACTGCCTTCTGTTAGCTCACCAACTTATGAAGTTGAGCTTGAAATGCAAGCTTCAGGCCTGCCCAAACTTCGCATTAAGAAAGTTGGCTCTTGCTCATCATTGGAAGCTCAACCTGAAGCAAGTGGCAGCAAACCCAAGGGAGGAGAAAGCCCCTTTGGTGATCTTGCTATGACCTGGTGTAGCAAACACCCGGGAAAACAAGCAGCTGCCTGTGTTTCACCCTCCTGCTTTCGCTCTTTCCACAGTACACCTGGGAAAGCTGGAGGACAGACCTACATATGCCAGTCATACACCCCAACGAGCTGTGCCTCCAACGccacctctccatcccccttagaAGCAGGAGTTCCCTGGACACCTTCCCCAAAGCAGAAGGGGAAGACTACTCCTGATGCTATCAATGATTGGCCTCGGAGAAAGAGAGCAGCAGGCAGCACTGCTAACGCCAGCTGCGGTCAAAGTGAGAAGAATGCTGATGAACAGAAGAGATTGTCAACAGGCAGAGAAGGAGAGATGAAGATCTTGGAGCACTGCAGCAACAGAGTCACAAATGCCCTTGGGGAATTTGAACTGGAAGGGATTTACAGGCTCCAGGATCAGGCATCTCCTAGTGACTTTGAACACAGGGCCGAAGAGGACTCTACCATGGGAACTTTTGGCTTGAAATCTCGGAAGCGGGTCATTACGTATCTGTCGCCAGAGAAGGAGGAGAATTGTGATGCCAAGAGATTTTGCACTGATAGGTGTAACTTGGATCTCACGGGCTTTTCCACAGATGAGGGGAACAGAAGCAAATCAAGGACTGACTCTGTACGTCCTGAGAAACCAGGAGCATGTGCACTCGTAACTCCTGAGCGGCACAGTTGTGTAGGGGATGACGATGTCTTCCTTTTGTCAG GCTCAACTCCACCGGTGAAGAGCACGCTCTCGGCTAGCAGCCTTTTAGCGCTGACCCGCTCTCCTCTGCTGTGCCAGGGGCAGACGCCCCCATCTCGGAGAAGACGTGTTCAAG AAGAGGAATCTGATCCCTTCCAAATTACTGCCAACCAGGAGCTGTCTCCATTCCACGTCATGGCTTCCAGGAAGCGTTCCCTTTGCAGGACTTACTCACGGAAAAAGCTGCTCAGCTGA
- the KIF7 gene encoding kinesin-like protein KIF7: protein MAAEGAAVRVAVRVRPLLPREALRGHRPCLRGDAATGEVALGRRRRFRFAAVLPEAAGQAAVYRACVQPLLRAFFRGFNATVFAYGQTGSGKTYTIGEASVASINEDEQGIIPRAMAETFRLIDENDLIDYTVRVSYLEVYKEEFRDLLQVDTASKDIQIREDEKGNVVLCGVKESEVEGLDEVLSLLEMGNTAKHTGATHVNRQSSRSHTIFTVTMEQRRGAGRLPVHHHPPSVPASGQVLVSKFHFVDLAGSERIVKTGNTGERLKESIQINSGLLALGNVISALGDPRRKSSHIPYRDSKITRILKDSLGGNAQTVMIACVSPSSSDFDESLNTLNYASRAQNIQNKAVVNCRKETEHVEELHRQIKNLQKALEQRHRSETRIINRSATTKRCVPDPTARLLAECAHYRTCTDAAYRLLMELQEDSNLTVEQILRVKEWLCAVESERSELTSAGLDSGIESTSTEDQSPDAQSSNVAKAQVNTEKGCESIKDEQVARLQRQVERLEEENRDFLAALEDAMEQYKLQSDKLQEQQDKISELHVRLEMAMPNLCVPELLENLHLVTASQRPHTAPLDAAPSHGLSGVPLRLLPAEQSGRALCRKVRVQFDSNPSFQEEDPAGCHLNHTQHPTGNPEVRATVSRRELNQDSEKPTELSSGEEEEEWEQKRSLSQRRNGIQNWSKKEICKLSEEPNGGNAPSIQEEQLELLRGVCRKHEPLLGPRERLPGKDSEWRLVQAQQKIRELAINIRMKEELITELIKTGKDAQALNRQYCQKISELEQEAEQVRAELSDSQKQLQELEGKELWDPGEKRKLQEYRTRVAAAQSKARVLCKKKQATERLVSLSAQSEKRVQELERNIQLMRRQQGQLQRRLREESEQKRRLETEVNKRQHQVKELELKHEQHQKILRIKTEEIAAFQRKRRSGSNGSVISLEQQQKIEEQKKWLDMEMDKVLEQRRALDELEDELRKREAIVAKKEALLQEKNGLESKRLRSSQALTDDIVRVSSRLEHLEKELTEKNGQLRHGSAHDQQQIRQEINSLRQEKDQLLKQRLDLDNKLRQGTLLSPEEERILFQLDEAIEALDAAIEYKNESITCRQRVLRASASLLSQCEMNLMAKLSYLSSSETRALLCKYFDKVVTLREDQHRQHIAFSELEMQLEEQQQLVYWLEAAVERQRLEMDRQLTLQQKEHEQNMQLLLQQSREHMDEGLASSKLQYEMRIQALEKELSRYMRANQELNQRLSNMNLHPGQTRGMERSLHGAGDRAPPALGTCEESSLGEQPLPLAVAEESHWVRDESRDLVHAPLPSTWRRSSLPSDSPGDLRQRDVEHLLRAGQPHEVHPPRALAPACKPRRELRRASPNVTPVPYHPAMIDVRKNPL, encoded by the exons ATGGCGGCGGAGGGGGCGGCGGTGCGGGTGGCGGTGCGGGTGCGGCCGCTGCTGCCCCGGGAAGCGCTGCGGGGACACCGGCCCTGCCTGCGGGGCGACGCCGCCACCGGCGAGGTGGCGctgggccgccgccgccgcttccgctTCGCCGCCGTGCTGCCCGAGGCGGCGGGGCAGGCGGCCGTCTACCGGGCCTGCGTCCAGCCGCTGCTGCGGGCCTTCTTCCGCGGCTTCAACGCCACCGTCTTCGCCTACGGGCAGACCGGCTCCGGCAAGACCTACACCATCGGGGAAGCCAGCGTGG CTTCCATCAACGAAGATGAACAGGGCATCATCCCGCGAGCCATGGCCGAGACCTTCAGGCTCATCGATGAGAATGACCTGATCGACTACACGGTCCGAGTGTCCTACCTGGAGGTGTACAAGGAGGAGTTTCGGGACTTGCTGCAGGTGGATACAGCCAGCAAAGACATCCAGATCCGGGAGGATGAAAAGGGGAATGTTG TGCTCTGCGGTGTGAAGGAGTCAGAGGTAGAAGGGCTGGACGAGGTGCTGAGCCTGCTGGAGATGGGGAACACGGCCAAGCACACAGGAGCTACCCACGTCAACAGGCAGTCGAGCCGCTCGCACACCATCTTCACGGTGACCATGGAACAGCGGCGTGGGGCCGGCCGTCTCCCcgtccaccaccaccccccctctgTCCCCGCCTCGGGCCAGGTCCTGGTTTCCAAGTTTCACTTTGTGGACCTGGCGGGCTCAGAGCGAATTGTGAAGACGGGAAACACcggggagaggctgaaggagagtATCCAGATCAACAGTGGCCTCCTGGCCTTGGGCAATGTCATCAGTGCCTTGGGAGACCCTCGGAGGAAAAGCAGCCACATTCCCTACAGGGACTCCAAAATCACCAG GATCCTGAAAGACTCTCTGGGAGGGAATGCCCAGACCGTGATGATAGCCTGTGTCAGCCCATCCTCCTCTGACTTCGATGAGAGTCTCAACACACTGAATTATGCCAGCCGGGCTCAAAACATCCAGAACAAGGCCGTGGTGAACTGCCGCAAGGAGACGGAGCACGTTGAAGAGCTTCACCGCCAGATAAAGAACCTGCAGAAGGCTCTGGAACAGCGGCACCGCTCCGAGACCCGTATCATCAACCGCTCAGCCACCACCAAACGCTGCGTGCCAGACCCCACGGCTCGGCTGTTGGCTGAGTGTGCCCATTACCGGACCTGCACTGATGCTGCGTACCGGCTGCTgatggagctgcaggaggacagtAACCTGACGGTGGAGCAGATCCTGCGGGTTAAGGAGTGGCTGTGTGCCGTGGAGAGCGAGAGGAGCGAGCTGACCTCAGCCGGGCTGGATAGTGGCATCGAGAGCACCTCCACAGAAGACCAGAGCCCCGATGCACAAAGCTCAAATGTGGCAAAAGCCCAG GTGAACACCGAGAAGGGGTGTGAGTCCATCAAAGACGAGCAGGTGGCCAGACTGCAGAGGCAAGTGGAGCGCCTGGAGGAGGAGAACCGTGATTTCCTGGCTGCCCTGGAGGATGCCATGGAGCAGTATAAGCTGCAG AGCGacaagctgcaggagcagcaggataAGATCTCAGAGCTGCACGTGCGCTTGGAGATGGCAATGCCAAACCTGTGTGTGCCAGAACTGCTGGAAAACCTTCACCTGGTGACTGCCAGCCAGAGACCTCACACGGCCCCACTGGATGCTGCCCCGTCCCATGGCCTCAGCGGGGTTCCCTTGAGGCTCCTTCCTGCTGAGCAGAGTGGCAGAGCCCTTTGCAGGAAGGTGAGGGTGCAA TTTGACAGCAACCCCTCCTTCCAGGAGGAGGACCCGGCAGGCTGTCACCTGAACCACACGCAGCACCCAACTGGCAATCCAGAGGTCAGAGCCACGGTGTCCAGGAGGGAGCTCAACCAGGACTCGGAGAAGCCGACAGAGCTGTCctcgggagaggaggaggaagagtgggaACAGAAGCGGTCCCTGTCCCAGCGCCG AAACGGGATCCAAAACTGGAGCAAGAAAGAGATTTGCAAGTTGAGTGAGGAGCCCAACGGAGGCAATGCCCCATCAATtcaggaggagcagctggagctgttaAGAG GGGTCTGCAGGAAGCATGAGCCGCTGCTCGGTCCCAGGGAGCGcttgccagggaaggactcggaGTGGAGGCTGGTGCAAGCACAGCAGAAGATCCGAGAGCTGGCGATCAACATCCGTATGAAGGAGGAGCTGATCACGGAGCTCATTAAGACAG GCAAGGACGCGCAGGCTCTGAACAGGCAGTACTGCCAGAAGATCAGCgagctggagcaggaggcagagcaggtGCGGGCAGAGCTGAGCGACAGCCAGAAGCAGCTCCAAGAGCTGGAGGGCAAAGAGCTGTGGGACCCCGGGGAGAAGCGCAAGCTGCAGGAGTACCGCACACGCGTGGCAGCCGCACAGAGCAAGGCACGG GTTCTGTGCAAGAAGAAGCAGGCGACGGAGAGGCTGGTGTCGCTGTCGGCCCAGAGCGAGAAGCGAgtgcaggagctggagaggaacaTTCAGCTGATGCGGCGGCAGCAGGGCCAGCTGCAGCGGCGGCTGCGAGAGGAGAGCGAGCAGAAACGGCGGCTGGAGACAGAGGTCAATAAGCGGCAGCACCAAGTCAAG GAACTGGAACTGAAGCATGAGCAGCACCAGAAAATCCTGCGCATCAAAACAGAGGAAATTGCAGCTTTCCAGAGGAAGCGGCGGAGCGGCAGCAATGGCTCCGTGAtcagcctggagcagcagcag AAAATTGAGGAACAGAAGAAGTGGCTGGATATGGAGATGGATAAAGTTCTCGAGCAGCGCCGGGCCCTGGATGAGCTGGAAGATGAGCTGCGGAAGCGGGAAGCTATTGTGGCCAAAAAGGAAGCCCTGCTGCAGGAGAAGAATGGCCTGGAGAGCAAACGACTGCGCTCCAGCCAG GCCCTGACAGATGACATAGTGCGTGTGTCCAGCCGCCTGGAGCACTTGGAGAAGGAGCTGACTGAGAAGAACGGGCAGCTGCGTCACGGCAGCGCCCATGACCAGCAGCAGATCCGCCAGGAGATCAACAGCCTGCGCCAGGAGAAGGACCAGCTGCTCAAACAGAGGTTGGATCTCGACAATAAGCTGCGTCAGGgcaccctgctgtccccagag GAAGAACGGATCTTGTTCCAGCTGGATGAGGCAATTGAGGCTCTGGATGCAGCCATTGAGTACAAGAATGAGTCCATCACATGCAGGCAACGAGTCCTGCGGGCGTCAGCCAGCCTCTTGTCCCAGTGCGAGATGAACCTCATGGCCAAACTCAGCTACCTTTCCTCCTCTGAGACCCGAGCTCTGCTCTGCAAGTACTTTGACAAG GTGGTGACGCTGCGAGAGGATCAGCACAGGCAGCACATTGCCTTCTCGGAGCTGGAGATgcagctggaagagcagcagcagctagtGTACTGGCTGGAGGCAGCTGTGGAGCGCCAGCGCCTGGAGATGGACCGTCAGCTCACCCTGCAGCAGAAGGAGCACGAGCAGAACATGCAGCTactgctccagcagagccgtg AGCACATGGATGAGGGGCTGGCCAGCAGCAAGCTGCAATACGAAATGAGGATTCAGgcgctggagaaggagctgagccgTTACATGCGGGCAAACCAGGAGCTCAACCAGAGGCTGAGTAACATGAACCTCCATCCTGGGCAGACCAGAG ggatggagagaagcCTTCatggggccggggacagagctcCCCCTGCGCTGGGGACCTGCGAGGAATCCAGCCTTGGGGAACAGCCCCTGCCTCTGGCCGTCGCTGAAGAAAGCCATTGGGTCAGGGATGAGAGCAGGGACCTGGTGCACGCCCCGTTGCCATCGACGTGGCGGCGTTCCTCCCTGCCCAGCGACAGCCCCGGGGACCTTCGGCAGCGGGATGTCGAGCACTTGCTGAGAGCGGGGCAGCCCCACGAGGTGCACCCGCCTCGGGCCCTCGCTCCTGCCTGCAAGCCCCGCCGGGAGCTGCGCAGAGCCAGCCCGAACGTCACCCCAGTGCCTTATCACCCAGCAATGATAGACGTGAGGAAAAACCCGCTCTAG
- the LOC141470495 gene encoding ras-related and estrogen-regulated growth inhibitor-like protein codes for MTTLGMGLRLPLRRSASFTPDHPALMEVPGPTALKMEANVLIMGADNVGKSALTVRFLTRRFIGEYGDMEFIYSHNLTVDGREILFHIWDVPNSQEQAEEGSSEEKRIQWADSFVLVYSICDRASFNILPLKIQFIKAAKEGQNQEKVPIVIVGNKRDLHHQRVVSSEEGRLLALSLDCGFYEVSAAEAYHGALMVFHGLAERIPDTKLALKKGTGIRGIVKTMSAVFARKRTDSL; via the exons ATGACCACGCTTGGCATGGGGCTCCGGCTCCCGCTGCGCCGGAGCGCCAGCTTCACCCCTGACCACCCTGCCCTCATGGAGGTGCCTGGCCCCACCGCCCTGAAGATGGAAGCAAATGTCCTCATTATGGGAGCGGATAACGTGGGGAAATCAG CTCTGACTGTGCGTTTCCTCACTCGGCGCTTTATCGGGGAGTACGGAGACATGG AATTCATCTACAGCCACAACCTGACCGTGGATGGCCGAGAGATTCTCTTCCACATCTGGGATGTCCCCAATTCCCAG gagcaggcagaggagggctCCTCAGAGGAGAAGCGAATCCAGTGGGCAGACAGCTTTGTCCTGGTCTACAGCATCTGCGACCGTGCCAGCTTCAACATCCTGCCCCTCAAAATCCAGTTCATCAAGGCAGCCAAGGAGGGGCAGAATCAGGAGAAGGTGCCCATTGTCATTGTGGGCAACAAACGGGACCTGCATCACCAACGGGTGGTGTCCAGCGAGGAGGGTCGGCTCCTGGCCCTCTCTTTAGACTGTGGTTTCTACGAGGTCTCTGCAGCTGAGGCTTATCATGGGGCCCTCATGGTCTTCCACGGACTGGCTGAGCGCATCCCTGACACCAAACTGGCATTGAAAAAGGGTACGGGGATTCGTGGCATTGTCAAGACCATGTCGGCTGTGTTTGCCCGTAAGCGAACGGACTCCCTCTGA